A DNA window from Centroberyx gerrardi isolate f3 chromosome 5, fCenGer3.hap1.cur.20231027, whole genome shotgun sequence contains the following coding sequences:
- the LOC139909083 gene encoding transcription factor HES-5-like has protein sequence MAPVTQNRSEDRPASVENNSSNKLRKLMVEKVRRDRINHSIEQLRALLNQGEPSGGQPPNKLEKADILEMAVSFLRQRAMACVAPSYSQGFSQCLQETLRHLSLHAPLQPAEREEIKRFYVLQRAALQRHMSGEQGRRTVARKRSSSRSSARSHSSLWRPW, from the exons TGTTGAGAATAACAGCTCCAACAAG TTGCGAAAACTCATGGTGGAGAAAGTAAGGAGGGACCGCATCAATCACAGCATCGAGCAATTAAGAGCACTTCTGAACCAAGGAGAGCCGAGCGGCGGGCAGCCGCCCAACAAGCTGGAGAAAGCTGACATCCTGGAGATGGCAGTGAGCTTCCTGCGGCAGAGGGCCATGGCCTGCGTCGCTCCCAGCTActcccaaggtttctcccaGTGTCTTCAGGAGACCCTCCGGCACCTGTCGCTTCACGCCCCTCTGCAGcccgcagagagagaggaaatcaaGCGCTTCTACGTCCTCCAGAGAGCCGCCCTGCAGCGGCACATGTCAGGAGAGCAGGGCCGACGGACTGTTGCGAGGAAGCGGTCATCGTCCAGGTCATCAGCGCGGTCCCACAGCTCACTGTGGAGGCCGTGGTAG
- the LOC139909090 gene encoding transcription factor HES-5-like isoform X2 has protein sequence MKPAEIRFSLQKPLQHRDPAMAPTITSAMTNSQEQLTLTHKLRKPVVEKLRRERINSSIEQLKSLLGPEFLKQQPDSKLEKADILEMTVCFLTRQQQHQPVDSAAVNQGYSRCVQEVEHFLSKEEVKTQSQRRLLNHFHNLQSSSDQNLRETGLSLLSCPKSPVHSKEKSPVHSALWRPW, from the exons ATGAAGCCAGCAGAGATCAGATTCTCTCTACAGAAACCTCTACAGCACAGAGATCCAGCCATGGCTCCTACAATCACTTCAGCAATGACCAATTCTCAGGAGCAGCTGACTCTGACACACAAG CTCAGAAAGCCAGTGGTGGAGAAGTTACGCAGAGAGCGAATCAACAGCAGCATTGAGCAGCTCAAGTCTCTCCTGGGTCCAGAGTTCCTCAAACAGCAGCCTGACTCCAAGCTGGAGAAAGCAGACATCCTGGAGATGACAGTTTGCTTCCTGAcacgacagcagcagcaccaaccTGTGGACTCAGCAGCTGTCAATCAGGGCTACTCCAGGTGTGTCCAAGAGGTGGAGCACTTCCTGTccaaggaggaggtgaagacacAGTCCCAGAGAAGACTGCTGAACCACTTCCACAACCTGCAGTCTTCCTCTGATCAGAACCTGAGAGAGACTGGCTTGTCTCTTCTGAGCTGCCCA AAGAGTCCAGTCCACAGCAAAGAGAAGAGTCCAGTCCACAGCGCCCTCTGGAGGCCGTGGTAG
- the LOC139909090 gene encoding transcription factor HES-5-like isoform X5 yields the protein MKPAEIRFSLQKPLQHRDPAMAPTITSAMTNSQEQLTLTHKLRKPVVEKLRRERINSSIEQLKSLLGPEFLKQQPDSKLEKADILEMTVCFLTRQQQHQPVDSAAVNQGYSRCVQEVEHFLSKEEVKTQSQRRLLNHFHNLQSSSDQNLRETVHSKEKSPVHSKEKSPVHSALWRPW from the exons ATGAAGCCAGCAGAGATCAGATTCTCTCTACAGAAACCTCTACAGCACAGAGATCCAGCCATGGCTCCTACAATCACTTCAGCAATGACCAATTCTCAGGAGCAGCTGACTCTGACACACAAG CTCAGAAAGCCAGTGGTGGAGAAGTTACGCAGAGAGCGAATCAACAGCAGCATTGAGCAGCTCAAGTCTCTCCTGGGTCCAGAGTTCCTCAAACAGCAGCCTGACTCCAAGCTGGAGAAAGCAGACATCCTGGAGATGACAGTTTGCTTCCTGAcacgacagcagcagcaccaaccTGTGGACTCAGCAGCTGTCAATCAGGGCTACTCCAGGTGTGTCCAAGAGGTGGAGCACTTCCTGTccaaggaggaggtgaagacacAGTCCCAGAGAAGACTGCTGAACCACTTCCACAACCTGCAGTCTTCCTCTGATCAGAACCTGAGAGAGACTG TCCACAGCAAAGAGAAGAGTCCAGTCCACAGCAAAGAGAAGAGTCCAGTCCACAGCGCCCTCTGGAGGCCGTGGTAG
- the LOC139909090 gene encoding transcription factor HES-5-like isoform X1, producing MKPAEIRFSLQKPLQHRDPAMAPTITSAMTNSQEQLTLTHKLRKPVVEKLRRERINSSIEQLKSLLGPEFLKQQPDSKLEKADILEMTVCFLTRQQQHQPVDSAAVNQGYSRCVQEVEHFLSKEEVKTQSQRRLLNHFHNLQSSSDQNLRETEKSPVHSKEKSPVHSKEKSPVHSALWRPW from the exons ATGAAGCCAGCAGAGATCAGATTCTCTCTACAGAAACCTCTACAGCACAGAGATCCAGCCATGGCTCCTACAATCACTTCAGCAATGACCAATTCTCAGGAGCAGCTGACTCTGACACACAAG CTCAGAAAGCCAGTGGTGGAGAAGTTACGCAGAGAGCGAATCAACAGCAGCATTGAGCAGCTCAAGTCTCTCCTGGGTCCAGAGTTCCTCAAACAGCAGCCTGACTCCAAGCTGGAGAAAGCAGACATCCTGGAGATGACAGTTTGCTTCCTGAcacgacagcagcagcaccaaccTGTGGACTCAGCAGCTGTCAATCAGGGCTACTCCAGGTGTGTCCAAGAGGTGGAGCACTTCCTGTccaaggaggaggtgaagacacAGTCCCAGAGAAGACTGCTGAACCACTTCCACAACCTGCAGTCTTCCTCTGATCAGAACCTGAGAGAGACTG AGAAGAGTCCAGTCCACAGCAAAGAGAAGAGTCCAGTCCACAGCAAAGAGAAGAGTCCAGTCCACAGCGCCCTCTGGAGGCCGTGGTAG
- the LOC139909090 gene encoding transcription factor HES-5-like isoform X4, translated as MKPAEIRFSLQKPLQHRDPAMAPTITSAMTNSQEQLTLTHKLRKPVVEKLRRERINSSIEQLKSLLGPEFLKQQPDSKLEKADILEMTVCFLTRQQQHQPVDSAAVNQGYSRCVQEVEHFLSKEEVKTQSQRRLLNHFHNLQSSSDQNLRETGFPVHSKEKSPVHSKEKSPVHSALWRPW; from the exons ATGAAGCCAGCAGAGATCAGATTCTCTCTACAGAAACCTCTACAGCACAGAGATCCAGCCATGGCTCCTACAATCACTTCAGCAATGACCAATTCTCAGGAGCAGCTGACTCTGACACACAAG CTCAGAAAGCCAGTGGTGGAGAAGTTACGCAGAGAGCGAATCAACAGCAGCATTGAGCAGCTCAAGTCTCTCCTGGGTCCAGAGTTCCTCAAACAGCAGCCTGACTCCAAGCTGGAGAAAGCAGACATCCTGGAGATGACAGTTTGCTTCCTGAcacgacagcagcagcaccaaccTGTGGACTCAGCAGCTGTCAATCAGGGCTACTCCAGGTGTGTCCAAGAGGTGGAGCACTTCCTGTccaaggaggaggtgaagacacAGTCCCAGAGAAGACTGCTGAACCACTTCCACAACCTGCAGTCTTCCTCTGATCAGAACCTGAGAGAGACTGGCTT TCCAGTCCACAGCAAAGAGAAGAGTCCAGTCCACAGCAAAGAGAAGAGTCCAGTCCACAGCGCCCTCTGGAGGCCGTGGTAG
- the LOC139909090 gene encoding transcription factor HES-5-like isoform X3 translates to MKPAEIRFSLQKPLQHRDPAMAPTITSAMTNSQEQLTLTHKLRKPVVEKLRRERINSSIEQLKSLLGPEFLKQQPDSKLEKADILEMTVCFLTRQQQHQPVDSAAVNQGYSRCVQEVEHFLSKEEVKTQSQRRLLNHFHNLQSSSDQNLRETGLSLLSCPVQTIHSKEKSPVHSALWRPW, encoded by the exons ATGAAGCCAGCAGAGATCAGATTCTCTCTACAGAAACCTCTACAGCACAGAGATCCAGCCATGGCTCCTACAATCACTTCAGCAATGACCAATTCTCAGGAGCAGCTGACTCTGACACACAAG CTCAGAAAGCCAGTGGTGGAGAAGTTACGCAGAGAGCGAATCAACAGCAGCATTGAGCAGCTCAAGTCTCTCCTGGGTCCAGAGTTCCTCAAACAGCAGCCTGACTCCAAGCTGGAGAAAGCAGACATCCTGGAGATGACAGTTTGCTTCCTGAcacgacagcagcagcaccaaccTGTGGACTCAGCAGCTGTCAATCAGGGCTACTCCAGGTGTGTCCAAGAGGTGGAGCACTTCCTGTccaaggaggaggtgaagacacAGTCCCAGAGAAGACTGCTGAACCACTTCCACAACCTGCAGTCTTCCTCTGATCAGAACCTGAGAGAGACTGGCTTGTCTCTTCTGAGCTGCCCAGTCCAGACCA TCCACAGCAAAGAGAAGAGTCCAGTCCACAGCGCCCTCTGGAGGCCGTGGTAG